The segment CGGCCAACACCGTAGCAAAGTCTTCTTCCTCGCCGATGATGCCGCACAAGTGGGTATTGATCAGCTGGAAAGTCTCCTCCAACCCCATGAAATGGGACTTGGAGACCCGAAACAATGTGCGAACAATGCCCATCAGAAAGGCTGCCCTGGCACCGTGGCCCGAGACATCGGCCACCACAGCCCGCAGCACCCCGTCTCCCACCGGAAAGAAATCGAAGTAATCTCCGCTGGCCCTGCCGGACGGACGATACAGACTCTGGACCCGCACCCCGGACATCCCCGGCCAGGACACAGGCACCGACTCCACCTTGGGAAGCAGCCGTTCCTGCAACTCCGCCACCATGACCAACTCGTCATCAATGGTATCAAAGGCCTGGCGCAAGCGTCGGTTCAATCGAACCTGACGCGCCCCCACCCCGACCCGTGCCAGTAATTCGGCCCGATCAAAGGGCTTGTACAAAAAATCGTTGGCCCCGGCGCCAAAGGCCTGAAGCTTATTCTCCGGGGAACGATTCGAGGTCAGCATGGTGATCAGGACGTCGGAATCTTCCTCGACCTCACGCAGGTATTTGATCACGCCCAGCCCGTCCATCCGCGGCATATTCATATCCAGCAGGATAATATCCGGGCCGAATTCATTATAGAGGACGATGGCTTCCTCTCCGTCTTCGGCCATGGCCACGTCATAGGCGAAATCATCAAGCATCTCGACGAGCGCCTCGCGAATGGACTCTTGATCATCCACCACAAGCACCCGGATCGAATCTGTCTCGGATCGCCTACGTACGCCCATGCCGCTCCCTAAAAATCAGCGCTGTCCAAGAGGATCGTCACTGGCCCCCAATTGGTCAGAGACACATCCATCATCTCGCCGAAGGCTCCCGACTGGACACGGCCCGGGAGCAATTGCTCGAAATCATTCAGCAAGCGGTCGTACAAGCCTAACGCATGTTCACCGTTGGCAGCAAGGTGGAAGGACGGACGACGGCCCTTCTTGCAATCCGCATACAGAGTGAACTGCGAAACCATCAACAACTCACCACCAAAGTCCTTGAGAGACAAATTCAGCTTGTCGTCCTCGTCTGGAAAAACCCGCAGGTCCAAAACCTTGGAAAGCATCTTCTTCCACACAGCAGAGGTGGGCAGCTCCCCTCCGTCCGCAGACGAAAATCCGGCCAGCACCAGCAGTCCTGTGCCGATTTCGCCGACGGATTTTCCATCCACATCCACTCGGGCGCTGCGAACGCGCTGCAGATGCAAACGCACGCTAGTCCTCGAAGTACGTTGCGGACTGGGCCGGTTTTTCCGAGACGGTGATGTAAGCCACACGCACACCAACATCAGCAAGCTTCGCACTCAGCCCCTGATAGATGAACCGTGCCAGATTTTCCGAAGACGGATTGCAGGTGGTGAACGGTTCCACCTCGTTCAGATGCCTGTGATCCAACTCGGAGAGAACGGCTTTCAGCTGTTTCCTCAGCACCTTGAAGTCAATGAGCAGTTCGGTGTCAGGGGTCAGTGTATCCCCCTCCACTGCGGCCAGAACACCAAAATTATGACCATGCATGCGTTCACATTTGCCTTCGTAGTGGCGAAGTTGATGCGAGGCGGCAAAGTCCTCTGTAATCTCAAGTCTCCATTTACCTTTCGGCATAACTGTTGCCTTCCCTTAATGATACTCGGGAAAACCCCGAGATCAATTTATTGCAATGTTTCAATCTTTTTCCAGAAATCCCGGCAGGCGGTTACCTTGTACTGCGGCCCCAGGGCCAACTTGCAGGCAAATCCGTCCACCGTAAGCCACAGATGCACCTCAGTCTTTCCCGGGAATCCGGCCAGCACGTCCTTGAGGCGATCCATGCCGCCATTGCCCAGGGACTTGGCAGACAGATTCAGATTCACCGGCAAGGTGTTGGCAGACAGGGCATCGGCTAAAATCTTTACCTCTTCAAGAATCAGCTTGGCGCGTTTGGGCATCCCCTCTTCCTGAGGCAATCCACCATCACGGTCACTGACCTTGGCCACAAGCAGGAGCGGCTCATCCTGCTCCAGAATTTCCTTCACTTCGGGCCAGGCACGGGGAAATACAGTCAGTTCACCGTTGCCCACAAGGTCCTCGATCTCCAAAAAGGCCATCTTGTCGCCCTTCTTGGTGATAATCTCCTTGCGCCCCGTGACGATGACCGCCGTACGAATCTCGGCTTCGTTGGGGTAGTCGGCGGCATCCTGAAGGTTGATCAGGTTCATGCGCCGAAGCTCGTGGCGATAGGTCAACAATGGATGGCTGGACAGGAAGAACCCCAGAACTTCCTTTTCCACCCGCAATTTTTCGTCGTCGCTCCATTCCTCGGTAACTGGCCCTTCCATGTTCAGACCCAGCCCCGGCAGAGACGGCATTTCCATACCGACCATGCCCATCAGGGACATCTGACCGCTGTCCTTCTCCTTGGCCCGCTTCTGGGCCAGGGCCACCACCTTGTCCAGACCGTCCGCCAACAACGCACGGGGCACACCCAGGCTGTCCATGGCTCCGGCCTTGATCAGGTTTTCGAGCACCCGCTTGGTGACCTTGCGCAGAGCAACCCGCTCGCACAGGTCCAGCATGCTCTTGAAAGGGCCATCCTTCTGGCGGGCATCCACGATCTCGCGGATGGCCTCGTCACCCACGTTCTTCACCCCTGCCAGACCAAAGATGATCTGCCCTTCCTCAGGCACGGTGAAGTGACGCATGGAGCGATTGATGTCCGGAATCAGGACCTCGATCTCCATGTCCCGACAGGCATTGATGTATTTCAACAGCTTGTCGGTATTCGAGACTTCCGAGGTGATCATGGCCGCCATGAACTCGGTGGGGAAATGCGTCTTCAGATAGGCCGTGTGATACGAAATCAGCGCGTAGGCAGCCGAATGCGACTTGTTGAAGCCATAGGCCGCGAACATCTCCATCAAGTCGAAGATTTCCTTGGCCTTCTCCTTGGTGACGTCGTTTTCAGCCGCACCCTTGTAGAAAATCTCGCGCTGCTCGGCCATGGCCTCGGCATTCTTCTTACCCATGGCGCGTCTGAGCAGGTCTGCACCACCCAGGGTGTAGCGAGCCACGACCTGAGCAATCTTCATGACCTGTTCCTGATAGACGATGACGCCGTAGGTATCTCTGAGCACGGGCTCCAG is part of the Desulfovibrio ferrophilus genome and harbors:
- the queD gene encoding 6-carboxytetrahydropterin synthase QueD — protein: MPKGKWRLEITEDFAASHQLRHYEGKCERMHGHNFGVLAAVEGDTLTPDTELLIDFKVLRKQLKAVLSELDHRHLNEVEPFTTCNPSSENLARFIYQGLSAKLADVGVRVAYITVSEKPAQSATYFED
- the dtd gene encoding D-aminoacyl-tRNA deacylase → MRLHLQRVRSARVDVDGKSVGEIGTGLLVLAGFSSADGGELPTSAVWKKMLSKVLDLRVFPDEDDKLNLSLKDFGGELLMVSQFTLYADCKKGRRPSFHLAANGEHALGLYDRLLNDFEQLLPGRVQSGAFGEMMDVSLTNWGPVTILLDSADF